From Bernardetia sp.:
GAAGATGCTTATTACTGGGATACTAAGGATGGAAAAATCATATCAATGGTAAAAATTGTGGCTTCTGCCATGACAGGAGAAAAGCTAGAAACTGGGATTGAAGGTCATTTGACAGTATAATTTTCAAGGTATTTTTCTAAAAACTTGAAAGCCTATGAGATGTATTTCTTATAGGCTTTTTTACTCTTCAATAGGTTCAGTTCTCTCTATCGGTAAGTAGATTATAAAAGTTGTTCCTTTGCCTTCTTCGCTTTCTACTTCTACCTTTCCTTGATGTTTTTCTATTAAGCCAAAACTAATAGAAAGTCCTAATCCTGTTCCTTTTCCTACTCCTTTTGTTGTGAAGAACGGTTCAAAAATCTTTTGTTTTGTATTCTCACTCATTCCTCCCCCAGAGTCTTGGATAGAAACTCTTGCTGTTTCCATGTTTAAGGGAGAGTATTGCTTAGGTATTTTTTTCGTACAAATAACAATTTGGTCTTTTTGAGGTAATTGTATTCCTTCTTTTTCTCGCTTTTCGTCTATGGCTTGAATAGCATTGGCAATAATGTTGGTAAACACTTGATTGAGCTTACCTGGAAAACATTCTACCTGTGAAATTTCATCAGAAAAATCCCTAACAATCTCAATGTGGTCTTTGTACTGTGGACGCAAAATAACAAGTGTAGCTACAAGGTTTTCGTGCAAATCTGCCCAACTTAGTTCTGCATCGTCTAACCTAGAAAAAGTACGCAATCCTTTTACAATTTCGCTTGTTCGGTGTGCGCCATATCGTATGTCTTTTACAAGTTGGTTTGCATCTTCTTTGAGGTCTTCAAATTCAATATCTTCTTTTAGCTCTAAGATTTCATTTATTTTTTGTTGTTTTTGCTCTTCATTGTTAAGTTGTTCGTACTCTTCATAAAGTTTCATTAGCTCCATAAGTTCATCTAAAGTAACTTGTAAGGCATCTACACCTGCATAGACAAAATTTATAGGGTTGTTTATCTCGTGGGCAATACCTGCTGTAAGCTGCCCCAAACTTGCCATTTTTTCTGATTGTACCAGTTGAGTTTGTGTCTCGTTGAGTCTCTGAACAGTATTTTGTAGTTCTTCTTTTTGAGATTGAAGTTGTGATTTTTGCTTTACAATTTCTTCTGTACGGTTAGACACTTCTCTTTCCAAATAAATCTGATTGCGTCGGTATTGCAGATTTCTCAAATAATAAATCAAAAGAAAAAGCAAAATTACTCCCAAAACACTACCCACTTGAAAAACTAAACGTTGATACCAGTGAGGTTCTATTTCAAAACGAAGTATTGATGAATTTTCCTCATCCCAACTTCCATCTCCTTTTCTTGTTATTACTTCAAAACGATACTCATTTGGAGCTAGATTAGTATAGGTTGCACTACGCTGATTGGAAGCATAAATCCATTCTTTGTCAAATGGAACAAGACGGTATTTAAAATCTACTGATAGGGCATTTTTATAATCAAAAGCAGTAAAAAAAACAGTAAGATGTTGTGTTCCTGCCCCTAAAACAATGTCTTTATCAAAATTAACAATGGTATTACCATCAACTTCTATTCTTTCAAAAATAGGAGCAGAAGGATTTTGTTTCTTAGAGACATCCTTTGGATTGATATAAACCACTCCACTGTATGTGGGAAACCAAATATTGCCTTGTTTATCTACTAAACCTTTGCCCGTTCCGACCATTTGGTCGCTTTTCATTCCATCTGTTCTATTAAAAAAACGACAATCTACAGATGCTATTTTCTGATGAGCAAAATCATTGAGTTGTGCTTTGGCTATTCGCATTGTACCATTGTTACAAGGTAGCCAAAAATATCCTTCCTCATCAGGTAAAATATCAAAGACAGTTCCTTCACAAAGTCCAGAATTTGCATCATAGTTTGTTATTTCTTCATTTTCTATTCGTGTCAGTCCCGAATCTGTTCCTAGCCAAATTATGTTGTTGTCATCTACATAAATCGAAAAGATAATATTACTAGCTAGTCCATTTCGTGTCCAAAACTGCTTTACGATTTCTTCATTTTCAAAAAAGCTAATTCCTCTTTTTGTACCGACAATCAGCCGTCCATTTTTATCTTCTCCTATACTCATAACAACTTCAGAGGCTAAATTGGCTGTTATATTTTTAAATGTATCTGCTTTTGTCAAATAAAAAAGCCCTGCTCTACGTGTTCCCACCCAAACTGTAGAATCTTTTGTTTGGTAGGTCATTCTGATACGGTCATCTGACAACCCATCTTTTTCTCCATATATTTTATACTCATCATTTCTTTTGATTTTGACTAGTCCTCCATACGTACTAATCCACAAGCTAGAATCTGCATCAAATAACATGTGTCGAATGCGCTGACTGGGGAGCTGTAAAGGAAGGCGAGCATTTCTGACCGTATTTCTATAGATAATAGAAATAGAATCGCTCTCTCCAGCTACTAAATATTTGTCTGGTGTAAATTGAATGATGGAATAAATGACATTCGAACAAAGTCCTTCGCTTGGGCTAATATTGACAAACTTTCCGTCTAAAATTTGAGCAAGTCCACCTCTAAACATAGCCACCCAAACATTTCCTTCCTTATCTACCAATAGTTTTTGAAGAATATTACTAGGCAAACCTTGTTGTTCTGAATAGTGTTCTAATACTTTCGTTTGTGTATTGAAACGATACAAACCATTTTCTGAAGTAATCCAATAAAAACCATTTTGGTCTTCTAAAATATCGGAAGCATCTTTTATAGTATTGATTTTTTCATAGGGTGAGTTTACCAAAGAATCTCCTTTTAGTAGCTGTAAGCCATTATCTGTACCTACCCATATATTTGCATGTGTTCTTTTTGCAAAAATAACTCCTCTTGTTTCTTCAAGACTTATCACTCTTGTGATTTTTTCATCTTGATAACGCACTATATCTCCACGAATAGAG
This genomic window contains:
- a CDS encoding two-component regulator propeller domain-containing protein, with product MNSVHKAGFLCLFFLLLSPHFLYAQKTVNLDTKKTLSQYIFRTWTTEKGLPSNAIIDIIQDQKGYIWIATHDGLARFDGARFNNYTVRNTPIIRSHAIRSLLADSKGNVWVGTQRGLLKYEGNQFVSPLEFSILNEYNIETIYEDESGVIWVGTSANGVFYYQDEQFRPLRELRLYLQGAIGSIFESNGAIYFTSIRGDIVRYQDEKITRVISLEETRGVIFAKRTHANIWVGTDNGLQLLKGDSLVNSPYEKINTIKDASDILEDQNGFYWITSENGLYRFNTQTKVLEHYSEQQGLPSNILQKLLVDKEGNVWVAMFRGGLAQILDGKFVNISPSEGLCSNVIYSIIQFTPDKYLVAGESDSISIIYRNTVRNARLPLQLPSQRIRHMLFDADSSLWISTYGGLVKIKRNDEYKIYGEKDGLSDDRIRMTYQTKDSTVWVGTRRAGLFYLTKADTFKNITANLASEVVMSIGEDKNGRLIVGTKRGISFFENEEIVKQFWTRNGLASNIIFSIYVDDNNIIWLGTDSGLTRIENEEITNYDANSGLCEGTVFDILPDEEGYFWLPCNNGTMRIAKAQLNDFAHQKIASVDCRFFNRTDGMKSDQMVGTGKGLVDKQGNIWFPTYSGVVYINPKDVSKKQNPSAPIFERIEVDGNTIVNFDKDIVLGAGTQHLTVFFTAFDYKNALSVDFKYRLVPFDKEWIYASNQRSATYTNLAPNEYRFEVITRKGDGSWDEENSSILRFEIEPHWYQRLVFQVGSVLGVILLFLLIYYLRNLQYRRNQIYLEREVSNRTEEIVKQKSQLQSQKEELQNTVQRLNETQTQLVQSEKMASLGQLTAGIAHEINNPINFVYAGVDALQVTLDELMELMKLYEEYEQLNNEEQKQQKINEILELKEDIEFEDLKEDANQLVKDIRYGAHRTSEIVKGLRTFSRLDDAELSWADLHENLVATLVILRPQYKDHIEIVRDFSDEISQVECFPGKLNQVFTNIIANAIQAIDEKREKEGIQLPQKDQIVICTKKIPKQYSPLNMETARVSIQDSGGGMSENTKQKIFEPFFTTKGVGKGTGLGLSISFGLIEKHQGKVEVESEEGKGTTFIIYLPIERTEPIEE